One stretch of Natronobacterium gregoryi SP2 DNA includes these proteins:
- a CDS encoding acyl-CoA carboxylase subunit beta → MKVRIAPGATDDEASAIAAAMAEHVGDTVAVYVGNDDEPKAVHELASAAGSGRGAPSPVAAADGAAHDGLGPTERERQLREEIADVLEGGPEKYREGLADKLFVRDRLELWFGGEGNDFLFEDGKFAGFDDWHESGVGEETDDRLPADGLITGAAEFEGRDVHFMANDYTVKRGSMAAKGVEKFLRMQQRALKTGRPVLYLMDSSGGRIDQQTGFFANREGIGKYYYNHSMLSGRVPQICVLYGPCIAGAAYTPVFADFTIMVEDVSAMAIASPRMVQMVTGEEIDLEALGGPAVHTRESGSADLVAEDEQHARELVAQLITYLPDNADETPPRVETRPPTSSPAGIDSVVPDHPNEGYDMTAVIDRVVDEGSFFELRPDYGKEIITAYARIGGRPIGIVANQPAHRAGAIFPDAAEKAAEFIWKSDAFNVPILYLCDTPGFMAGSQVEKEGILEQGKKFIYATSAATVPQQTVVVRKAYGAGIYAMGGPAYDPESVIGLPSGEVGIMGPEAAINAVYARKLAEIDDPEERERKEQQLREEYREDIDVHRMASEVVIDEIVPPSTLREELGARFRFYEDVEKSLPDKKHGTIL, encoded by the coding sequence ATGAAAGTCCGTATCGCGCCAGGGGCGACCGACGACGAAGCCTCGGCGATCGCGGCCGCCATGGCCGAACACGTCGGAGACACTGTCGCGGTGTACGTCGGGAACGACGACGAGCCGAAAGCCGTCCACGAGCTCGCAAGCGCTGCCGGCTCGGGGCGGGGCGCGCCCTCCCCCGTGGCGGCCGCCGACGGCGCGGCCCACGACGGCCTCGGTCCGACCGAGCGCGAACGGCAACTGCGCGAGGAGATTGCCGACGTTCTCGAGGGTGGTCCCGAGAAGTACCGCGAGGGTCTGGCGGACAAACTGTTCGTCCGGGATCGGCTCGAACTGTGGTTTGGCGGGGAGGGAAACGACTTTCTCTTCGAGGACGGCAAGTTTGCGGGGTTCGACGACTGGCACGAGAGCGGCGTCGGCGAGGAGACCGACGACCGCCTGCCTGCGGACGGACTCATCACGGGTGCTGCGGAGTTCGAGGGCCGGGACGTTCATTTCATGGCAAACGACTACACCGTCAAACGCGGCAGTATGGCCGCGAAAGGCGTCGAGAAGTTCCTGCGGATGCAACAGCGGGCCCTGAAGACGGGCCGGCCCGTGCTCTACTTGATGGACTCCTCGGGTGGCCGGATCGACCAACAGACCGGCTTCTTCGCCAACCGCGAGGGGATCGGCAAATACTACTACAACCACTCGATGCTCTCCGGCCGAGTTCCACAGATCTGCGTGCTGTACGGCCCCTGTATCGCCGGTGCAGCCTACACGCCAGTGTTCGCCGACTTCACGATTATGGTCGAGGACGTCTCCGCGATGGCGATTGCCTCCCCGCGGATGGTCCAGATGGTGACGGGCGAAGAGATCGACCTCGAGGCACTTGGTGGACCGGCAGTCCACACCCGAGAATCGGGGTCGGCCGACCTCGTCGCCGAGGACGAGCAACACGCCCGCGAACTCGTCGCCCAGTTGATCACGTACCTGCCGGACAACGCCGACGAGACGCCGCCACGGGTGGAGACGCGTCCGCCGACGAGTTCGCCTGCGGGGATCGACTCCGTCGTTCCCGATCACCCAAACGAGGGGTACGACATGACGGCTGTCATCGACCGGGTGGTCGACGAGGGTTCGTTCTTCGAACTCCGTCCCGACTACGGGAAAGAGATCATCACGGCCTACGCCCGGATCGGCGGCCGTCCGATCGGCATCGTCGCCAACCAGCCCGCCCATCGCGCGGGCGCGATCTTTCCCGACGCCGCCGAGAAAGCCGCCGAATTCATCTGGAAGTCCGACGCGTTCAACGTCCCGATTCTCTATCTCTGTGACACGCCTGGCTTCATGGCTGGCTCACAGGTCGAGAAAGAGGGCATCTTAGAGCAGGGCAAGAAGTTCATCTACGCGACTTCGGCTGCGACGGTCCCCCAGCAGACCGTCGTCGTCCGTAAGGCCTACGGCGCAGGGATCTACGCGATGGGTGGCCCCGCTTACGACCCCGAGAGTGTCATCGGTCTCCCCAGCGGCGAGGTCGGGATCATGGGCCCCGAGGCGGCGATCAACGCCGTCTACGCTCGAAAACTCGCCGAGATCGACGACCCAGAAGAACGTGAACGAAAAGAACAGCAACTCCGCGAGGAGTACCGCGAAGACATCGACGTCCACCGGATGGCCAGCGAAGTCGTCATCGACGAGATCGTTCCTCCGAGCACGCTTCGCGAGGAACTCGGTGCTCGGTTCAGGTTCTACGAGGACGTCGAAAAGTCTCTTCCAGACAAGAAACACGGCACGATTCTGTAA
- a CDS encoding MaoC family dehydratase: MTGLYYEEFEVGETIEHERSRTISESDNQRFCDMTMNQQPLHLDAEFAGQTQFNERLVNGLYTMSLAVGISIPETTDGTIVGNLAYDDVEHPKPVFHGDTIHVQSTVTDKRKTSDGERGIVTMHVEVFNQDDELVCEFDRTVLSLKREHAA; the protein is encoded by the coding sequence ATGACCGGCCTCTACTACGAGGAGTTCGAAGTCGGCGAAACGATCGAGCACGAACGCAGCCGAACGATCAGCGAGAGTGACAACCAGCGGTTCTGTGACATGACGATGAACCAGCAACCGCTGCATCTCGACGCGGAGTTTGCGGGCCAGACCCAGTTCAACGAACGACTCGTCAACGGGCTCTACACGATGTCACTCGCCGTCGGTATTTCGATCCCCGAGACGACGGACGGGACGATCGTCGGGAACCTCGCATACGACGACGTCGAACACCCGAAGCCGGTATTTCACGGCGACACGATTCACGTCCAGTCGACAGTCACGGACAAACGCAAGACCAGCGACGGCGAACGCGGCATCGTCACGATGCACGTCGAGGTGTTCAACCAGGACGACGAACTCGTCTGTGAGTTCGATCGAACGGTGCTGTCGCTGAAACGCGAACACGCTGCGTAG
- a CDS encoding sugar phosphate nucleotidyltransferase, which yields MTTTTTTAVVLAGGYATRLWPITRHRPKMFLPLGETTVVDRIYAELEALDRIDEVYVSTNERFAPDFETHLEEGPYEKPRLSVEETEREDEKLGVVGALAQLIGREGIDDDLLVIAGDNRFDFALEEFLEYFDRREGPAIAAYDVGSREQATSYGVVDLDGERVVDFEEKPTEPESSLVSVGCYAFPGETLSLFRPYLEEGNDPDEPGWFVQWLQDREPTYAYTFKGAWYDIGTRESYLDAVSWSLDGDSSVAESATIRESDIGDDVHVMADATIVDAAVERSVIFPDVELEATTVRDSIVDEKARISGFDLERALIGAYSRLPDER from the coding sequence ATGACTACGACCACTACTACTGCCGTCGTTCTGGCCGGCGGCTACGCGACTCGCCTGTGGCCGATCACGAGACACCGTCCCAAAATGTTCCTCCCGCTCGGGGAGACGACCGTCGTCGATCGAATCTACGCCGAACTCGAGGCCCTCGATCGGATCGACGAGGTCTACGTGAGCACGAACGAACGGTTCGCCCCCGACTTCGAGACCCACCTCGAAGAAGGCCCCTACGAGAAACCACGGCTGTCCGTCGAAGAGACCGAACGCGAAGACGAGAAACTCGGCGTCGTCGGCGCACTCGCCCAACTGATCGGCCGCGAAGGGATCGACGACGATCTGCTGGTGATCGCGGGTGACAACCGCTTCGACTTCGCACTCGAGGAGTTCCTCGAGTACTTCGACCGACGAGAAGGGCCGGCGATCGCGGCCTACGACGTCGGCTCCAGAGAGCAAGCGACGTCCTACGGCGTGGTCGATCTGGACGGCGAACGGGTCGTCGACTTCGAAGAGAAACCGACCGAGCCGGAGAGCTCGCTCGTCTCGGTCGGCTGTTATGCCTTCCCTGGAGAGACGTTGTCGCTGTTTCGTCCCTACCTCGAGGAAGGGAACGACCCGGACGAGCCTGGCTGGTTCGTCCAGTGGCTCCAGGACCGGGAGCCGACCTACGCCTACACGTTCAAGGGCGCATGGTACGACATCGGGACCAGGGAGAGTTACCTCGACGCAGTCTCCTGGTCTCTCGACGGCGACTCGTCCGTCGCCGAGTCGGCGACGATTCGAGAGAGCGACATCGGTGACGACGTCCACGTGATGGCGGACGCCACCATCGTCGACGCCGCCGTCGAACGATCCGTGATCTTCCCGGACGTCGAACTCGAGGCGACGACGGTACGTGACTCGATCGTCGACGAGAAAGCGAGGATCAGCGGGTTCGACCTCGAGCGGGCCCTGATCGGCGCGTACAGTCGGCTTCCGGACGAACGGTAG
- a CDS encoding HalOD1 output domain-containing protein: MTVEDVQTGSGQCPTETNRRSETAWSTEHVNTPVYAVVSTVADATESAPCDLPPLARVIDPDALNALFASGSTTGDTTVQFQYVGHTVVVTGEGDVDVSPTDE, from the coding sequence ATGACAGTAGAAGACGTCCAGACCGGTAGCGGACAGTGTCCGACCGAGACGAACCGACGAAGCGAGACGGCCTGGAGTACGGAACACGTAAACACGCCAGTTTACGCCGTCGTTTCGACGGTCGCAGACGCGACTGAGTCGGCCCCGTGTGACCTGCCGCCGCTCGCTCGCGTGATCGACCCCGACGCGCTCAACGCCCTGTTTGCGTCCGGATCGACGACCGGAGACACGACGGTCCAGTTCCAGTACGTCGGCCACACCGTCGTCGTCACGGGCGAGGGCGACGTCGATGTCTCGCCGACCGACGAGTGA
- the gap gene encoding type I glyceraldehyde-3-phosphate dehydrogenase, producing the protein MRLNPSSGGSGASETLRIGLNGFGRVGRCLLRASLTHDDVDIVAINDVMDDDDMAYLLQYDSVHGRLDDISRRGDVLSVGDQEFQLLSERDPSELPWDDFDVDIAFEATGLFRTHDEAAKHLEAGAKKVVISAPPKGETAVPMFIYGVNHEEYDDSADVVSNASCTTNSVAPVLQVLDEEFDVISGLLTTIHAYTGSQALVDGPLDKRRRGRAAAENIVPTTTGAAGATSEVLPEFEGKLEGMAMRVPVPNGSITDITVNIEDDVEREEVIDAIRAAADDELAGVLGYTDDEIVSRDIVGLPFASYVDLESLMVAANDTVKVLAWYDNEYGFSNQMIELAKHVASESERIDAGRTVVH; encoded by the coding sequence ATGAGATTGAATCCCAGCAGCGGCGGTTCGGGGGCCAGCGAAACGCTTCGAATCGGTCTGAACGGGTTCGGACGCGTCGGACGGTGTCTCCTCCGGGCGTCGCTGACGCACGACGACGTCGATATCGTGGCGATCAACGACGTGATGGACGACGACGACATGGCGTACCTGCTTCAGTACGACTCGGTCCACGGCCGACTCGACGACATCTCCCGGCGTGGCGACGTTCTCTCCGTCGGCGACCAGGAGTTTCAGTTGCTCTCCGAACGCGACCCGTCGGAACTCCCGTGGGACGACTTCGACGTCGACATCGCGTTCGAGGCGACCGGCCTGTTTCGGACTCACGACGAGGCCGCAAAACACCTCGAGGCAGGCGCAAAGAAGGTCGTCATCTCGGCCCCGCCAAAAGGCGAGACGGCGGTCCCGATGTTCATTTACGGCGTCAACCACGAGGAGTACGACGACAGCGCCGACGTCGTCTCGAACGCCTCCTGTACGACCAACTCCGTCGCGCCAGTCCTACAGGTTCTCGACGAGGAGTTCGACGTGATCTCCGGGCTCCTGACGACCATCCATGCCTACACCGGGAGTCAAGCACTTGTCGACGGCCCCCTGGACAAGCGCCGTCGCGGCCGCGCCGCCGCCGAGAACATCGTCCCGACGACGACCGGCGCGGCTGGCGCGACCAGCGAGGTACTCCCCGAGTTCGAGGGCAAACTCGAGGGGATGGCGATGCGGGTGCCGGTTCCGAACGGTTCGATCACCGACATCACCGTCAACATCGAGGACGACGTCGAGCGCGAGGAAGTGATCGACGCGATCCGGGCGGCGGCCGACGACGAGCTGGCCGGCGTCCTCGGCTACACCGACGACGAGATCGTCTCGCGGGATATCGTCGGGCTGCCGTTCGCCTCGTACGTCGACCTCGAGTCGCTGATGGTCGCGGCCAACGACACCGTGAAAGTGCTCGCCTGGTACGACAACGAGTACGGCTTCTCGAACCAGATGATCGAGCTCGCGAAACACGTCGCGAGCGAAAGCGAACGAATCGACGCCGGACGGACCGTCGTCCACTGA
- a CDS encoding DUF5658 family protein — translation MSFDDPAVRLGQAIDIDPVRLERLLWALVALSLLGDVVTTFVGLHLGLAESNPVARSAISGYGLAGMLGLKAFAVGLGLACRPLLPCTYRAVVPAGLALPWTLATCNNLVLISTVV, via the coding sequence ATGAGTTTCGACGACCCAGCCGTCCGTCTGGGTCAGGCAATCGACATCGATCCCGTTCGACTCGAGCGGTTGCTCTGGGCACTCGTCGCGCTCTCGCTGCTGGGTGACGTTGTCACGACGTTCGTCGGTCTCCACCTGGGTCTGGCAGAGTCGAACCCGGTTGCTCGGAGTGCGATATCGGGGTACGGATTGGCTGGGATGCTCGGACTGAAGGCGTTTGCGGTGGGGCTCGGTCTCGCTTGTCGTCCGCTGCTTCCATGCACGTATCGGGCGGTCGTTCCTGCGGGGCTCGCGCTTCCGTGGACGCTTGCGACGTGCAACAATCTCGTCCTGATCTCGACTGTCGTCTGA